One segment of Natronosalvus halobius DNA contains the following:
- a CDS encoding carboxypeptidase-like regulatory domain-containing protein — protein MENYDQQTNETRSIHTGVQLLLVFIGVAFLVAGLVLAAGGSSLIGSDGPVGGLAPWDSGSSGDDDEFQQPSEDGDSDGSDDSSGDSDGDGGEQTEDGSDGDETDTDGGGDSGDGEDGDGGDGDGGDSDGGDSDGGDSDGGDSDGGDSDGGDSDDSDSTDGSDGSDDDGSSDDGSSGDDGSDDGSDDGSDGDDGDNNDSDDGSDGDTSTLSIIVEDDDGNAIEGATVQVEDDGMIFGYSEEKSTDGNGFAEFELEDGEYEVTVTADGYEGAQTTIEMSGDDEMLIATLQESGDSDGGDDNETTDDNETDG, from the coding sequence ATGGAAAATTACGACCAACAGACGAACGAGACGCGATCGATCCACACCGGCGTACAGCTGTTACTCGTCTTCATCGGCGTCGCCTTCCTCGTCGCCGGGCTGGTACTCGCCGCAGGTGGGTCGAGCCTCATCGGATCGGATGGTCCAGTTGGCGGGCTCGCACCGTGGGATTCGGGCTCTTCGGGCGACGATGACGAATTCCAGCAACCCTCCGAGGACGGGGATTCCGACGGAAGTGACGACTCGAGCGGTGATAGTGATGGCGATGGCGGCGAGCAGACCGAAGATGGGTCGGACGGTGACGAGACGGATACCGACGGCGGTGGCGACAGTGGTGATGGCGAAGATGGCGATGGTGGAGACGGTGATGGCGGAGACAGTGATGGCGGAGACAGTGATGGCGGAGACAGTGATGGCGGAGACAGTGATGGCGGAGACAGTGATGGCGGAGACAGTGATGATAGTGATAGTACCGATGGCAGTGACGGAAGCGATGACGACGGTAGTAGCGACGACGGCAGCAGCGGTGACGATGGGAGTGATGACGGCAGCGACGATGGCAGTGACGGCGACGACGGTGATAACAACGACAGCGACGACGGGAGTGACGGCGACACGTCGACACTCAGCATCATCGTCGAAGACGACGACGGCAACGCGATCGAAGGCGCTACCGTCCAGGTCGAGGACGACGGGATGATCTTCGGATACAGCGAGGAGAAATCGACCGACGGAAACGGATTCGCGGAGTTCGAGCTCGAGGACGGCGAGTACGAAGTCACCGTGACCGCGGACGGCTACGAGGGCGCCCAGACCACCATCGAGATGTCCGGCGACGACGAGATGCTCATCGCCACGCTCCAGGAGTCTGGCGATAGCGACGGAGGCGACGACAACGAGACGACCGACGACAACGAGACCGACGGCTAA